In the genome of Raphanus sativus cultivar WK10039 chromosome 4, ASM80110v3, whole genome shotgun sequence, one region contains:
- the LOC108840955 gene encoding uncharacterized protein LOC108840955 → MRKVKGGDRLDKYYHLAKERGFRSRASYKLLQINAKHNLLHSSNAVLDLCAAPGGWMQVAVEKVPVGSLVLGIDLVNIAPVRGCVAIQQDITRTDQCRSKIKQVMEKHNVSAFDLVLHDGSPNLGGAWAQEVMSQNALVIDSLKLATEFLASNGNFITKVFRSRDYESVRYCLGELFDEVKVFKPMASRSKSSETYLLALRYKAPAKIPSHLLDYRQLFNYTAEPKKVVVDVLKGSKQKRNREGYEDGESVLRKVASAAEFIWSEKPIEILGIVTCISFDDQASLPLKEHDLTTDEIKILCEDLPVLGKNDFKHILKWRMQIRKALTPEKKQETKEADVAKEGEEEDEDDKLLNELEELTNTVVRRKKKRAKKLLAKRLANVTDAQIHALEDGYVDHELFSLSSIKGKIDLMAVDNDQDANDNAYESDKEEASDDYKDSDIDSDEERQRDTEKMEEVFDEAYERYMVKKEGSSRKRKRARLANAEKLEDGDGEEEEMSFDYYLDKDELNPLVVALGDEEEAQTKEDVSNHWFSQNIFVEAVEEGDLGTEKQSKTLSKPYRKSSKQTEEDDFEIVPTPETDSDSSSDDDDEANTNKAEILACAKKMQRKKQREEMLDDAYNKYMFDDQGLPKWFLDEEKRHRQVVKPITKEEVNAMKAQFREINARPAKKVAEAKARKKRAMEKRLEKVRKKANTISDTADISNRSKDKMIDKLYKKAVETRKPKKELVVSKKGVDVKVGKGQKRVDRRMKSDARKRGGGKPGRKGKKSV, encoded by the exons ATGCGTAAGGTCAAAGGCGGCGATCGCTTGGATAAGTATTATCATTTGGCCAAGGAGCGTGGCTTTCGTTCTCGAGCTTCTTACAAGCTTCTCCAGATAAATGCAAAGCACAATCTCCTCCACAGCTCGAATGCCGTTCTCGATCTCTGCGCCGCCCCCGGTGGTTGGATGCAAGTAGCAGTCGAGAAAGTTCCCGTGGGAAGTCTCGTTCTAGGTATCGATCTTGTTAATATCGCTCCCGTACGTGGCTGTGTGGCTATCCAGCAGGATATCACGCGGACCGATCAGTGCAGGTCGAAAATCAAGCAAGTGATGGAGAAACATAATGTGTCGGCTTTTGATCTTGTTCTGCACGATGGTTCTCCGAATCTCGGTGGTGCGTGGGCGCAAGAGGTTATGAGCCAGAACGCTTTGGTTATTGACTCCTTGAAACTGGCCACAGAGTTCTTAGCTTCAAATGGTAACTTCATCACCAAG GTTTTCAGGTCTCGAGATTACGAGTCTGTGCGGTACTGTCTTGGGGAG CTGTTTGATGAGGTAAAAGTGTTTAAGCCAATGGCGAGCCGTTCAAAATCTTCAGAAACGTACCTGTTGGCTTTGAGATACAAAGCTCCTGCTAAGATTCCATCTCATCTACTCGATTACAGACAACTCTTTAACTATACAGCAGAACCCAAGAAAGTG GTGGTGGATGTGCTTAAAGGATCAAAACAGAAGAGAAACCGTGAAGG gtatgAAGATGGAGAGTCAGTTTTGAGGAAAGTTGCATCTGCTGCTGAGTTCATATGGTCCGAGAAACCTATTGAGATTCTTGGCATAGTTACTTGTATATCCTTTGATGATCAAGCCTCTCTACCTTTAAAGGAACATGACTTGACTACAGATGAG ATTAAAATTCTATGTGAAGATCTTCCTGTTTTGGGGAAGAATGACTTCAAGCATATCCTCAA ATGGCGAATGCAAATCAGGAAAGCTCTAACTCCTGAGAAGAAACAAGAAACTAAAGAGGCTGATGTGGcaaaagaaggagaagaagaagacgaggatGATAAGCTACTCAATGAACTGGAAGAGCTGACAAACACAGTAGTTCGCAGGAAGAAGAAACGTGCAAAGAAGCTTCTCGCAAAACGACTTGCTAATGTTACTGATGCACAGATACATGCACTTGAAGATGGCTATGTAGACCATGAAttgttctctctttcttctatCAAGGGAAAGATAGATCTAATGGCTGTTGACAATGACCAAGATGCTAACGACAATGCCTATGAGAGTGACAAGGAAGAAGCTTCAGATGACTACAAAGACAGTGACATAGATTCTGATGAAGAACGTCAGAG AGACACTGAAAAGATGGAAGAGGTTTTTGATGAGGCATACGAACGGTATATGGTGAAGAAAGAAGGAAGCTCTAGGAAAAGGAAGCGGGCTAGGCTGGCCAACGCTGAGAAGCTGGAGGATGGTGATGGAGAGGAGGAAGAGATGAGTTTCGATTACTATTTGGACAAGGATGAGTTAAACCCTCTTGTGGTAGCACTTGGTGATGAAGAGGAAGCGCAAACAAAGGAGGACGTATCCAACCATTGGTTCAGTCAGAATATATTTGTAGAAGCTGTTGAAGAAGGAGACCTTGGAACTGAGAAACAAAGCAAAACTTTGTCTAAACCCTACCGAAAGTCATCCAAGCAGACAGAGGAAGACGATTTTGAGATTGTCCCTACCCCAGAGACGGATTCAGACTCATcctctgatgatgatgatgaagctaATACAAACAAGGCCGAGATATTGGCATGTGCCAAGAAAATGCAAAGGAAGAAGCAGAGAGAAGAGATGCTTGACGATGCTTACAACAAGTACATGTTTGATGACCAAGGCTTACCCAAATGGTTTCTGGACGAAGAGAAGAGGCACAGACAGGTGGTGAAACCCATTACGAAAGAAGAGGTCAATGCAATGAAAGCTCAGTTCAGAGAGATAAACGCTCGTCCGGCCAAGAAAGTGGCAGAGGCCAAGGCGCGGAAGAAGCGAGCCATGGAGAAAAGATTGGAGAAAGTGAGGAAGAAGGCAAACACAATATCTGACACAGCGGATATATCGAACCGCTCAAAGGACAAGATGATAGACAAGTTGTACAAGAAAGCGGTAGAGACAAGGAAGCCTAAGAAAGAACTTGTTGTGTCTAAGAAAGGAGTTGATGTCAAGGTCGGGAAAGGTCAGAAGAGAGTGGATAGGAGGATGAAGAGTGATGCTAGGAAGCGTGGAGGAGGCAAGCCCGGTAGGAAGGGGAAGAAGAGTGTCTAG
- the LOC130511250 gene encoding secreted RxLR effector protein 161-like encodes MEQRHDLGRDRSPFLTNPSRYRRLVGRLLYLLITRLDLTFSVHLLSQFMQAPREAHWEEALRVVRFLKATPGQGVLFRSDKDLTLTAYSDSDWNSCPVSRRSLSSYVMLLGGSLVSWKKKKQDTVARSSAEAEYHSMRNALDEILWFLELLKEIGFPQQGAVRLFCDSQTAIYIAKNPVFHERTKHVESDCHAVRDAVLDGTISTPHVSTHDQLADLLTKALGRQQFEHLVSKLSIVNLHAPT; translated from the coding sequence ATGGAACAACGTCATGACCTTGGACGGGATCGAAGTCCGTTTCTGACTAATCCATCTCGTTATAGACGACTGGTTGGAcgtcttctttatcttctcatTACTCGACTAGATCTTACCTTCTCTGTGCATCTTCTCTCACAGTTTATGCAAGCACCGCGAGAGGCACACTGGGAGGAAGCGTTGCGAGTAGTTCGTTTTCTCAAGGCTACTCCTGGTCAAGGCGTTCTTTTTCGGTCAGATAAGGATTTGACATTGACAGCTTACAGTGATTCAGACTGGAACTCATGTCCGGTATCAAGGCGTTCCTTAAGTTCTTATGTCATGCTTCTAGGAGGTTCTCTGGTCTcttggaaaaaaaagaaacaagatacTGTTGCTCGATCTTCGGCTGAAGCAGAATATCACTCTATGAGGAATGCGTTAGACGAGATTCTATGGTTTCTCGAGTTACTAAAGGAAATCGGTTTTCCCCAACAAGGGGCAGTACGTTTGTTTTGTGACAGTCAGACAGCTATCTACATTGCGAAGAATCCGGTTTTCCATGAACGTACTAAGCATGTGGAATCTGATTGTCATGCTGTTCGAGATGCAGTTTTGGATGGTACAATCTCTACACCTCATGTGAGCACACACGATCAACTGGCCGATTTACTTACCAAGGCTCTTGGTCGTCAACAGTTTGAACATTTAGTGTCCAAGTTGAGCATTGTCAATCTCCATGCTCCAACTTGA
- the LOC108839805 gene encoding uncharacterized protein LOC108839805 gives MKNFHEREEDESNTRKSYKSKNMKRLGGGGLSLQTFANLKSKKSHYNPAFIKKQKEYYKNAKYVSKFRKSMKQQQQQNVHEKDESKLQSFHGESSKVVDDEHNKGKKSHKRIGVEEVYKQTREEMEKARREREEAFQAKKLAKEEAESRRKAAKGKMMRKTRHGQPVMKYRIEHLLESIKKTSQNDGMHISDK, from the exons ATGAAGAACTTTCATGAAAGAGAGGAAGATGAGAGTAATACAAGGAAGAGCTACAAGTCGAAGAACATGAAGAGGTTAGGAGGCGGTGGTCTTTCTCTCCAAACCTTTGCTAACTTGAAGTCGAAGAAGAGTCACTACAACCCTGCTTTCATCA AAAAGCAGAAGGAATACTACAAGAATGCCAAGTATGTGAGCAAGTTTAGGAAGTCGatgaagcagcagcagcagcagaatGTTCATGAAAAGGATGAGAGTAAGCTTCAGAGCTTTCATGGAGAGAGTAGTAAAGTGGTTGATGATGAGCACAACAAGGGTAAAAAATCTCACAAGAGAATCGGTGTTGAGGAGGTGTACAAACAGACACGAGAAGAGATGGAGAAAGCGAGGAGGGAGAGGGAGGAAGCGTTTCAGGCCAAGAAACTAGCCAAAGAAGAGGCCGAGTCCCGGAGGAAGGCAGCTAAAGGGAAAATGATGAGAAAGACTCGGCATGGTCAGCCTGTTATGAAATACAGAATTGAGCATCTTCTTGAATCCATCAAGAAAACTTCTCAA